The following coding sequences are from one Bradyrhizobium sp. 200 window:
- a CDS encoding MarR family winged helix-turn-helix transcriptional regulator — translation MGRIAKVSTRNANGAARPAEPDAGRELDLTALQQTPGFMIRILQLQNFEAFYPYFESLQLSPLEYAILVAVRDNKTVTQSELAGVLKMQLPNLVKILSRMEETGVLKRKRSTRDKRAVELSLSAAGERRADEASRLGESFNAQTLSALSKPEQTAFLQMLVRLVEAHKNGF, via the coding sequence ATGGGAAGAATCGCCAAAGTTTCGACGCGCAATGCCAACGGGGCAGCCAGACCAGCCGAGCCGGACGCGGGCCGGGAACTCGATCTCACCGCCCTGCAGCAGACGCCGGGATTCATGATCCGGATCCTGCAGTTGCAGAATTTCGAGGCGTTCTATCCCTATTTCGAATCCCTGCAGCTCTCGCCGCTCGAATACGCCATCCTCGTTGCGGTGCGCGACAACAAGACGGTGACGCAGAGCGAGCTTGCCGGCGTGCTGAAAATGCAGTTGCCCAACCTGGTGAAGATCCTGTCGCGGATGGAGGAGACCGGCGTTTTGAAGCGCAAGCGGTCCACGCGGGACAAGCGGGCGGTCGAGCTCAGCCTCAGCGCGGCGGGCGAGAGGCGCGCCGACGAGGCCAGCCGGCTCGGCGAGAGCTTTAATGCGCAAACGCTTTCCGCACTCAGCAAGCCCGAGCAAACAGCCTTTCTCCAGATGCTGGTGCGGCTGGTCGAAGCGCACAAGAACGGATTTTGA